Proteins encoded within one genomic window of Mya arenaria isolate MELC-2E11 chromosome 13, ASM2691426v1:
- the LOC128214320 gene encoding uncharacterized protein LOC128214320: MISHCFDRKYKVRKVFASITAILICCYVIVSNWRWKLREETEYPIEEWMYHPLIACDGNLRAFGHEFVRMGNVKVQGINSAKDKSHKFTKFRFAIPCKDKIPYYRFRYMEEGPLQEWMSELSTFPTDQVYSVSRTRPTFVIQRIEAHNLYHTLCEWFNVFMVSKFLVLDPSSVDILLLDDRPLSLLDNTWDQLYGSIYKIRDISQDDVFKTLVWNIIGYNSPLNFHNLRRVPLINEFHNFFLKAYSIEEKRSFDCGKLDVTIIWRRDYLTHPERQEETQGLVHRKFKNEDEILSVVKSVFSNAHIKTLILENLTMKEQLEVMSKTDVLIGMHGAGMAHIMFLPKHAVVLEFFPTYWGFLRNFKAIADWRNIKYFGWKNKDEANEYKGFYTRIPKQIVLEYATKAKSHLCHE, translated from the coding sequence ATGATATCACATTGTTTCGATCGGAAGTATAAAGTGAGAAAAGTGTTTGCGTCTATAACGGCCATTCTGATTTGCTGTTACGTGATTGTAAGCAACTGGCGATGGAAACTACGAGAAGAAACCGAGTATCCAATCGAAGAGTGGATGTACCACCCCCTTATTGCTTGTGACGGGAACTTGAGAGCATTTGGACATGAATTTGTCCGGATGGGTAATGTAAAGGTCCAGGGTATCAATTCAGCTAAGGATAAAAgtcataaatttacaaaatttagaTTTGCCATACCCTGTAAGGACAAAATACCATACTATAGATTTAGATACATGGAAGAAGGCCCGTTACAGGAATGGATGTCAGAGTTGAGTACGTTTCCGACTGATCAGGTTTACTCTGTGTCAAGGACCAGACCAACATTTGTGATACAAAGGATAGAAGCTCACAACTTGTATCATACATTATGTGAGTGGTTTAATGTGTTTATGGTCTCAAAGTTTTTGGTCTTAGACCCTTCGTCAGTCGACATCTTGCTCCTAGATGATCGACCCCTGAGTCTTCTGGATAATACTTGGGATCAGTTATATGGAAGCATTTATAAGATTAGAGACATCTCCCAGGATGACGTCTTCAAAACTCTTGTTTGGAATATTATTGGATACAACAGCCCATTGAATTTTCACAATTTACGAAGAGTCCCACTTATAAACGAATTTCACAATTTTTTCTTGAAAGCTTATTCAATTGAAGAAAAGAGGAGTTTTGATTGTGGAAAATTAGATGTGACAATTATTTGGAGGAGGGACTATCTTACTCACCCAGAACGACAAGAGGAAACGCAAGGCTTAGTCCATagaaagtttaaaaatgaagaTGAAATTTTATCTGTTGTAAAATCTGTATTTTCAAATGCTCACATTAAGACTTTGATTCTAGAAAATCTTACAATGAAAGAACAATTAGAAGTAATGTCAAAGACGGACGTTTTGATTGGCATGCATGGAGCGGGTATGGCTCATATAATGTTTTTACCTAAACATGCAGTTGTGCTAGAATTCTTTCCTACTTACTGgggatttttaagaaattttaaagcAATTGCAGATTGGagaaatattaagtattttggATGGAAAAACAAAGATGAGGCAAACGAATATAAAGGATTTTACACAAGAATACCTAAGCAGATTGTACTAGAATATGCCACAAAAGCAAAATCACACCTTTGCCACGagtaa